The genomic region CCGAAAATGAGAGGCGACAAGATGGAAGAAATCTCTTCTGGAGACATTCTACCTAACATCCCGCTTCAAGTGAGAGCGCGGACATTCAAAAGGCGTCTGCTGGAGCCAGCAGACGCCTTTCGCGCGTTATCATTCACGTCCCAACCATCAGTCTTCGACAAAAGACTTCAGCCGGAAGAGCGCCTGATCCCACTGCCGCGCCACCTGATCGAGATATTCTTTTACCTCCACCATTGGCTCCGGATTGAACTTGAATAGCGTCTCCCGGCCCGCCCGAACGCCATGCACGATCCCGGCGCTTTCCAGAACGCGCAGGTGCTTGGTGACGGCCTGCCGGGTGATATGGGAGCCCTCGGTCAGTCGTGAGATCGAATAGGGCTGACCGACACAGAGCTTCGCCACCAGCGCCAGACGCGTTTCATCGCCCAGCGCGGCGAAGATGGCGGCGCGGTTCGCGG from Capsulimonas corticalis harbors:
- a CDS encoding ArsR/SmtB family transcription factor, with the translated sequence MLQNHHNTGVNPANRAAIFAALGDETRLALVAKLCVGQPYSISRLTEGSHITRQAVTKHLRVLESAGIVHGVRAGRETLFKFNPEPMVEVKEYLDQVARQWDQALFRLKSFVED